In Merismopedia glauca CCAP 1448/3, the following proteins share a genomic window:
- a CDS encoding DUF962 domain-containing protein: protein MSYFQEAKAHFIASHQHPINQMLHHLNIVLIFISLFWLFRDWRVTAACIVLTQVCAWSGHFIFEKNKPAFVKYPAITILVSLVWSFENWLGLKQVLGYLTNKEPESSPKTPLQP from the coding sequence TTGAGCTACTTTCAAGAAGCCAAAGCCCACTTTATTGCCAGTCATCAGCATCCGATTAATCAGATGCTGCATCACCTCAATATCGTGCTGATTTTTATCTCACTTTTCTGGTTATTTCGTGATTGGCGAGTGACTGCGGCGTGTATCGTCCTTACGCAAGTTTGCGCCTGGAGTGGTCATTTTATCTTTGAGAAGAACAAACCAGCCTTCGTGAAGTATCCAGCCATCACCATTTTAGTTTCTTTGGTCTGGTCATTCGAGAATTGGTTAGGATTAAAACAAGTTTTGGGTTATCTTACCAATAAAGAACCAGAAAGTAGCCCAAAAACACCTTTACAGCCATAA
- a CDS encoding DUF4351 domain-containing protein, producing MNSQNPNKTAKSLTMQVDELSLEQLEALGEALLDFEGLEDLQNWLSSR from the coding sequence ATGAACTCACAAAATCCCAATAAAACCGCCAAGTCACTGACAATGCAAGTGGATGAGTTGAGTCTTGAGCAGTTGGAGGCTCTGGGTGAAGCTTTGTTGGACTTTGAAGGATTGGAAGATTTGCAGAATTGGCTGTCATCTAGGTAA
- the pyrE gene encoding orotate phosphoribosyltransferase codes for MTDAIASDPKLSTIKTQLLDLFCQKAYQEGDFTLSSGQKSSYYINGKQVTLHPQGALAIGQLLLNLLPADTQAVAGLTLGADPIVSAVSVVSAYENRPVIALIIRKEAKGHGTQAYIEGPSLPEGAKVVVLEDVVTTGQSALKAVDRLQDAGYKVAEVIALVDRQQGGGELYASQGLKFIALFTIADLQQRWRELNP; via the coding sequence ATGACAGATGCGATCGCTTCAGACCCTAAATTATCTACGATTAAAACTCAGCTTCTCGATTTATTCTGCCAAAAAGCTTATCAAGAAGGCGATTTTACCTTATCTTCAGGGCAAAAAAGTTCTTACTATATCAATGGTAAGCAAGTAACATTACACCCCCAAGGGGCATTGGCTATAGGTCAGTTATTATTAAATTTATTACCAGCAGATACTCAAGCTGTAGCTGGTTTAACTTTAGGTGCAGATCCCATTGTTAGCGCCGTCAGTGTTGTCTCTGCTTACGAAAATCGCCCTGTAATTGCCCTAATTATCCGTAAAGAAGCCAAAGGACACGGTACTCAAGCTTATATTGAAGGTCCCAGTCTACCTGAAGGGGCAAAGGTGGTAGTCTTAGAAGATGTTGTCACTACCGGTCAATCAGCACTCAAAGCTGTAGATAGACTTCAAGATGCAGGTTATAAAGTTGCAGAAGTCATAGCGTTGGTAGATAGGCAGCAAGGTGGTGGCGAACTTTATGCCTCCCAAGGGCTGAAATTTATAGCTTTATTCACTATTGCTGACTTACAGCAACGTTGGCGCGAGTTAAACCCTTAA
- a CDS encoding L-lactate dehydrogenase has translation MLEHLFTVSPETSLEFKATHNLRKGVIIGAGQVGMACAYSMLIQNTLDEMTIVDTNQEKLQGEVMDLVHGLPFVTPSIVRGGTLADSADADIVIITAGAKQKPGETRLDLVQRNIELFKKLIPEIVKYCPQAILLIVTNPVDIMSYVSWKLSGLPSARVIGSGTVLDTARFRYLLGQKLKIDPRSLHAYIIGEHGDSEVPVWSNASIGGMNLCQGDLLASDRQINSELEEVFLQVKNAADEIIRRKGATCYAIGLGVTEIVEAVLHNQNRVLTVSSLINDLHQIEDVYLSLPAVVNRQGVTRVLRISLTLKEQDRLHNSSQVLRQTIETLDI, from the coding sequence ATGCTTGAGCATCTTTTTACAGTTTCACCCGAAACAAGTTTAGAATTTAAGGCAACTCACAACTTACGCAAAGGTGTCATTATTGGTGCAGGTCAAGTAGGTATGGCTTGTGCTTATTCAATGTTAATTCAAAACACTCTTGATGAAATGACAATTGTTGATACTAATCAAGAAAAACTGCAAGGAGAAGTCATGGATTTAGTCCACGGACTCCCTTTTGTTACACCTAGTATTGTGCGCGGTGGAACTTTAGCTGATAGTGCAGATGCAGACATTGTTATTATTACTGCGGGAGCCAAACAAAAGCCAGGAGAAACACGTTTAGACTTGGTACAAAGAAATATTGAACTGTTTAAAAAACTGATTCCAGAGATAGTAAAATATTGTCCCCAAGCTATCTTACTAATTGTCACCAATCCAGTCGATATTATGAGTTATGTATCTTGGAAACTATCAGGTTTACCAAGTGCTAGAGTAATTGGTTCGGGAACAGTTTTAGATACAGCCAGATTCCGGTATTTACTAGGGCAAAAACTGAAAATTGATCCTCGTAGTCTCCATGCTTATATTATCGGAGAACATGGAGATAGTGAAGTGCCTGTTTGGAGTAACGCTAGTATAGGTGGAATGAATCTTTGTCAAGGAGATTTATTAGCTAGTGATCGCCAAATTAACTCAGAACTAGAAGAGGTTTTTCTCCAAGTTAAGAATGCTGCTGACGAAATTATTCGGCGTAAAGGCGCAACTTGTTATGCGATAGGTTTAGGAGTAACTGAAATAGTTGAAGCAGTTTTACACAATCAAAATCGAGTATTAACTGTGAGTAGCTTAATTAACGATCTTCACCAAATAGAAGATGTATATCTTAGTCTTCCAGCAGTCGTAAATCGCCAAGGAGTGACTAGAGTTTTACGCATTTCCCTAACTCTTAAAGAACAGGATCGATTGCACAACTCTAGCCAAGTTTTACGTCAAACCATAGAGACGCTAGATATATAA
- a CDS encoding CobW family GTP-binding protein has translation MNISQTSIDPVSELDIPKRGMPITIITGFLGSGKTTLLNHILQNRQDLKVAVLVNEFGDIDIDSQLLISIDEDMMELSNGCICCTINDSLVEAVYRVLERSDRIDYLVIETTGVADPLPIILTFLGTELRELTRLDSVLTVVDAENFNQDIFSTQAASSQITYGDIIILNKTDLVTEEKVAELEAYLQSIKMGARILRSHQGIVSLPLILDVELTKIDGYPEPDTHHHHDSDEHHHHHSHHLENDGFVSVSFTSDRPFIVEKFQQFLTDKMSDKVFRAKGIMWFKESKMRHVFQLSGKRYDMNADEWLTPPQNQVVFIGQKLNSEEIKQQLNDCLASIN, from the coding sequence ATGAATATTTCTCAAACTAGTATCGATCCAGTTAGTGAATTAGATATTCCCAAGAGAGGAATGCCGATTACTATTATTACTGGTTTTTTAGGCAGTGGAAAAACCACTTTACTCAACCATATTTTACAAAATCGCCAAGATTTAAAAGTTGCAGTTCTTGTCAACGAATTTGGCGATATAGATATTGATAGTCAGCTATTAATATCCATTGATGAAGACATGATGGAACTAAGTAATGGTTGTATTTGTTGCACCATTAACGATAGTTTAGTCGAAGCAGTTTATCGAGTCTTAGAAAGGAGCGATCGCATTGACTATTTAGTAATTGAGACTACAGGAGTAGCCGATCCTCTGCCGATTATACTCACTTTTTTAGGAACAGAGTTAAGGGAATTGACTAGATTAGATTCTGTCCTCACTGTAGTTGATGCTGAAAACTTTAACCAAGATATATTTTCGACGCAAGCAGCTAGTAGTCAGATTACTTATGGAGATATTATTATCCTCAATAAAACTGACCTAGTTACTGAAGAAAAAGTGGCTGAATTAGAAGCATATTTGCAGTCAATTAAAATGGGTGCCAGAATCTTGCGATCGCACCAAGGAATTGTCTCTCTCCCCTTAATTTTAGATGTAGAACTTACCAAAATAGATGGTTATCCCGAACCCGATACACACCATCACCACGATAGCGATGAACATCATCATCATCACTCGCACCACTTAGAAAATGATGGGTTTGTCTCAGTTTCATTTACTAGCGATCGCCCATTTATTGTGGAAAAATTTCAACAATTTTTAACAGATAAAATGTCAGATAAAGTGTTTCGGGCTAAAGGCATCATGTGGTTTAAAGAAAGTAAAATGCGCCACGTATTTCAACTCAGTGGAAAACGCTATGATATGAATGCAGATGAATGGTTAACCCCTCCTCAAAACCAGGTAGTATTTATTGGTCAAAAACTCAACTCTGAAGAAATCAAGCAACAATTAAATGATTGTTTAGCCTCTATAAACTAG
- a CDS encoding response regulator, whose product MASQKVLIIDDGKTIRMQIKDMLPSGNFQVLEAKDGMEGLSMIREERPNLILLDCFMPRMNGWEVLDELEAQKDLVGIPLIIMSGRKEEAKDKIPHLDEAFEFLEKPFDQKTLIAAIKSAVAKAKWRQKNGGSSYEQTVSSSQDAKEINQLKATVNALVQQNIKLQSEVEQLKKQVNQIVTFIKQKMG is encoded by the coding sequence GTGGCAAGTCAAAAAGTGTTAATTATCGATGATGGTAAGACGATTCGGATGCAGATTAAAGATATGCTTCCGTCTGGTAATTTCCAAGTTTTAGAAGCTAAAGATGGGATGGAAGGTTTAAGTATGATTCGCGAAGAGCGACCTAATTTAATATTATTAGATTGCTTTATGCCCAGAATGAATGGCTGGGAAGTTTTAGATGAATTAGAAGCACAGAAAGACTTGGTGGGAATTCCTCTAATTATTATGTCTGGCAGGAAAGAAGAAGCCAAAGATAAAATACCTCATCTAGATGAAGCTTTTGAATTCTTGGAAAAGCCCTTCGATCAAAAAACTTTAATTGCCGCTATTAAATCTGCTGTGGCTAAAGCAAAATGGCGGCAAAAAAATGGTGGTAGTTCTTATGAACAAACGGTTAGTTCTTCTCAAGATGCTAAGGAAATAAATCAACTGAAAGCAACAGTTAATGCCTTAGTACAACAAAATATTAAACTGCAATCAGAAGTAGAGCAATTGAAAAAACAAGTTAATCAAATTGTGACATTTATTAAACAAAAAATGGGATAG
- the hemC gene encoding hydroxymethylbilane synthase → MSPEVSAPTRTIRIGSRKSQLALVQTYWVREELQKAFPDITFEVQTMNTQGDKILDVALSKIGDKGLFTQELETGMLNHEVDFAVHSLKDLPTNLPSGLMLGCVTERENPADGLVVHEKHKDKQLDTLQEGAVIGTSSLRRLAQLRHHFPHLTFKDIRGNLNTRLAKLDAGEYDAIILAVAGLKRLDMSDRIHQVIPDELSLHAVGQGALGIECRSEDPEVLKVIKALEHLPTAQRCYAERAFLRELEGGCQVPIGVNTKIDGDNLTLTGLVASLDGKRLIKDSIIGAATAADELGIELAHKVKEQGAQEILQEIIEEMRTDS, encoded by the coding sequence ATGTCTCCTGAAGTTTCTGCTCCCACTCGGACAATTAGAATCGGTTCTCGGAAAAGCCAATTAGCCTTAGTACAAACTTATTGGGTAAGAGAAGAACTCCAAAAGGCGTTTCCCGACATCACCTTTGAAGTACAGACGATGAATACCCAAGGAGATAAAATTCTGGATGTCGCCTTGTCAAAAATTGGTGATAAAGGCTTATTTACTCAAGAATTAGAGACAGGGATGCTCAATCATGAGGTTGACTTTGCCGTTCACTCCCTCAAAGATTTACCTACTAACTTACCCTCTGGTTTAATGTTAGGGTGCGTCACCGAAAGAGAGAACCCTGCTGATGGTTTGGTGGTACACGAAAAGCACAAAGATAAGCAACTAGATACCCTTCAGGAAGGTGCAGTAATTGGTACATCCTCTTTAAGACGCTTAGCGCAACTGCGTCATCACTTCCCGCACCTGACATTTAAAGATATCCGAGGTAACCTCAATACTCGTTTGGCAAAATTAGACGCAGGGGAATACGATGCCATAATCTTAGCTGTAGCAGGGCTAAAACGGCTAGACATGAGCGATCGCATCCATCAAGTCATCCCTGATGAACTATCTCTACACGCCGTCGGACAAGGGGCTTTAGGCATTGAATGCCGCAGTGAAGATCCAGAAGTCCTCAAGGTAATTAAAGCCTTAGAACACTTACCTACAGCCCAAAGATGCTACGCCGAACGCGCTTTCTTAAGAGAATTAGAAGGTGGCTGTCAAGTCCCCATTGGGGTTAATACTAAGATTGACGGAGATAACCTGACTTTAACAGGGTTAGTTGCTAGTTTAGACGGCAAACGCTTGATTAAAGATAGTATCATCGGTGCTGCCACTGCCGCCGATGAATTAGGGATTGAACTAGCGCACAAAGTTAAAGAACAAGGGGCGCAAGAAATCTTGCAGGAAATCATTGAAGAGATGCGGACTGATAGTTGA